Proteins from one Mercurialis annua linkage group LG7, ddMerAnnu1.2, whole genome shotgun sequence genomic window:
- the LOC126657057 gene encoding uncharacterized protein LOC126657057 — MATEIFFITLKPFLDGSNYKVWKYMMENYLDMQGVDLWSVFLRGWTPPCDKNGALLKRQDWSIEQVKENGMNRKAITTLLSSISREEQGRIQHFNCAKQMWETLESYYKGTQQVKGKKLELLLGEYEGFKGLPNEDVGMMTSRLLKIVHSLEQLGKFFKLNEINGKILRSLPILLWQPKTTAIIETHDLSTLRTDELIGKLLLHEMSYIKIIQEEMAREKNMAFKASTSTLLEENKKESNEEELLRLTKRVNELKMKGNGNHGRSSSSRKSSKGGSKTFWDGDSQSDGDSHHDANLCLMSFEEEPTLKLNPQSFLSWDAKMLFFKNEASKAKDEMIVLTKEFHELKLSNKALKSSLESIPKQGLNVDDLLKENDQLKNEILELKDSLLRFQKGKANLDSILVSQRCPTIKYGLGYNQNASSSNGTKFVKSILPQTSSIEVPPKLVKPIEAKKVHAQAPRPKPFLAQKAKSNKGTRPLRHGYASQYSQKWNKKTRKNSHVQLMSTKPISNHKVDDQWKLLENGNIGESKTSACGLFSSGRVEVSGIKA; from the exons ATGGCAACCGAAATTTTTTTCATCACTCTCAAACCTTTTCTTGATGGCTCAAATTACAAAGTTTGGAAATATATGATGGAAAATTATCTTGATATGCAAGGGGTTGATCTATGGAGTGTATTTCTAAGGGGATGGACACCTCCATGTGACAAAAATGGAGCTCTTTTGAAGAGACAAGATTGGTCTATAGAGCAAGTCAAGGAGAATGGCATGAATAGAAAAGCCATTACTACTCTCCTCTCCTCAATCTCTAGAGAAGAACAAGGTAGAATTCAACACTTTAATTGTGCCAAGCAAATGTGGGAGACTCTTGAGAGCTACTATAAAGGTACACAACAAGTCAAGGGTAAGAAGCTTGAGTTGCTTCTTGGTGAGTATGAAGGCTTCAAGGGCTTGCCAAATGAAGATGTGGGGATGATGACATCAAGGCTTCTTAAGATTGTTCATAGTCTTGAGCAACTTGGGAAATTCTTCAAGCTAAATGAAATCAATGGTAAAATCCTAAGATCCCTTCCTATTCTTCTATGGCAACCTAAGACTACCGCCATCATTGAAACTCATGATTTATCCACCTTGAGGACGGATGAGTTGATTGGAAAGCTTCTTCTCCATGAGATGTCTTACATCAAGATTATTCAAGAAGAAATGGCAAGGGAGAAGAACATGGCTTTCAAGGCATCAACAAGTACTCTTTTAGAAGAGAACAAGAAGGAAAGCAATGAGGAAGAACTCTTGAGGCTCACAAAGAGAGTGAATGAGCTCAAGATGAAGGGAAATGGCAATCATGGTAGATCCTCCTCTTCAAGGAAGAGTTCAAAGGGGGGTTCCAAGACTTTTTGGGATGGTGATTCTCAATCGGATGGTGATAGCCACCATGATGCCAACTTGTGCCTCATGTCTTTTGAGGAGGAACCAACACTAAAGCTAAACCCCCAATCTTTTCTATCTTGGGATG CCAAGAtgctatttttcaaaaatgaggCTTCTAAAGCCAAAGATGAAATGATTGTTTTAACAAAAGAATTTCATGAGCTTAAATTGTCAAATAAAGCTCTCAAGTCAtctttagaatctatccctaagcAAGGTTTGAATGTTGATGACTTGCTTAAGGAAAATGATCAACTAAAgaatgaaattcttgaattaaaagatTCACTTTTAAGATTTCAAAAAGGGAAGGCAAATTTGGATTCAATTCTTGTATCTCAAAGATGCCCAACCATAAAATATGGACTTGGCTATAATCAAAATGCCTCTAGTTCCAATGGGACTAAATTTGTGAAGTCCATtttgcctcaaacttcttctATAGAAGTTCCTCCTAAATTGGTCAAACCAATTGAGGCAAAGAAGGTGCATGCTCAAGCTCCTAGGCCTAAGCCATTCTTGGCTCAAAAGGCTAAGAGCAACAAGGGTACAAGACCCTTGAGACATGGCTATGCTTCTCAATATAGTCAAAAATGGAACAAGAAGACTAGAAAGAACTCACAT GTACAATTGATGTCCACTAAACCAATCTCAAATCATAAGGTGGATGATCAATGGAAGCTTTTGGAAAATGGCAACATAG GAGAATCTAAAACTTCTGCATGTGGGCTATTTTCAAGTGGACGTGTTGAAGTTTCCGGAATAAAAGCTTGA
- the LOC126657056 gene encoding uncharacterized protein LOC126657056, with product MATEIFFITLKPFLDGSNYKVWKYMMENYLDMQGVDLWSVFLRGWTPPCDKNGALLKRQDWSIEQVKENGMNRKAITTLLSSISREEQGRIQHFNCAKQMWETLESYYKGTQQVKGKKLELLLGEYEGFKGLPNEDVGMMTSRLLKIVHSLEQLGKFFKLNEINGKILRSLPILLWQPKTTAIIETHDLSTLRTDELIGKLLLHEMSCIKIIQEEMAREKNMAFKASTSTLLEENKKESNEEELLRLTKRVNELKMKGNGNHGRSSSSRKSSKGGSKTFWDGDSQSDGDSHHDANLCLMSFEEEPTLELNPQSFLSWDAKMLFFKNEASKAKDEMIVLTKEFHELKLSNKALKSSLESIPKQGLNVDDLLKENDQLKNEILELKDSLSRFQKGKANLDSILVSQRCPTIKYGLGYNQNASSSNGTKFVKSILPQTSSIEVPPKLVKPIEAKKVHAQAPRPKPFLAQKAKSNKGTRPLRHGYASQYSQKWNKKTRKNSHVHAS from the exons ATGGCAACCGAAATTTTTTTCATCACTCTCAAACCTTTTCTTGATGGCTCAAATTACAAAGTTTGGAAATATATGATGGAAAATTATCTTGATATGCAAGGGGTTGATCTATGGAGTGTATTTCTAAGGGGATGGACACCTCCATGTGACAAAAATGGAGCTCTTTTGAAGAGACAAGATTGGTCTATAGAGCAAGTCAAGGAGAATGGCATGAATAGAAAAGCCATTACTACTCTCCTCTCCTCAATCTCTAGAGAAGAACAAGGTAGAATTCAACACTTTAATTGTGCCAAGCAAATGTGGGAGACTCTTGAGAGCTACTATAAAGGTACACAACAAGTCAAGGGTAAGAAGCTTGAGTTGCTTCTTGGTGAGTATGAAGGCTTCAAGGGCTTGCCAAATGAAGATGTGGGGATGATGACATCAAGGCTTCTTAAGATTGTTCATAGTCTTGAGCAACTTGGGAAATTCTTCAAGCTAAATGAAATCAATGGTAAAATCCTAAGATCCCTTCCTATTCTTCTATGGCAACCTAAGACTACCGCCATCATTGAAACTCATGATTTATCCACCTTGAGGACGGATGAGTTGATTGGAAAGCTTCTTCTCCATGAGATGTCTTGCATCAAGATTATTCAAGAAGAAATGGCAAGGGAGAAGAACATGGCTTTCAAGGCATCAACAAGTACTCTTTTAGAAGAGAACAAGAAGGAAAGCAATGAGGAAGAACTCTTGAGGCTCACAAAGAGAGTGAATGAGCTCAAGATGAAGGGAAATGGCAATCATGGTAGATCCTCCTCTTCAAGGAAGAGTTCAAAGGGGGGTTCCAAGACTTTTTGGGATGGTGATTCTCAATCGGATGGTGATAGCCACCATGATGCCAACTTGTGCCTCATGTCTTTTGAGGAGGAACCAACACTAGAGCTAAACCCCCAATCTTTTCTATCTTGGGATG CCAAGAtgctatttttcaaaaatgaggCTTCTAAAGCCAAAGATGAAATGATTGTTTTAACAAAAGAATTTCATGAGCTTAAATTGTCAAATAAAGCTCTCAAGTCAtctttagaatctatccctaagcAAGGTTTGAATGTTGATGACTTGCTTAAGGAAAATGATCAACTAAAgaatgaaattcttgaattaaaagatTCACTTTCAAGATTTCAAAAAGGGAAGGCAAATTTGGATTCAATTCTTGTATCTCAAAGATGCCCAACCATAAAATATGGACTTGGCTATAATCAAAATGCCTCTAGTTCCAATGGGACTAAATTTGTGAAGTCCATtttgcctcaaacttcttctATAGAAGTTCCTCCTAAATTGGTCAAACCAATTGAGGCAAAGAAGGTGCATGCTCAAGCTCCTAGGCCTAAGCCATTCTTGGCTCAAAAGGCTAAGAGCAACAAGGGTACAAGACCCTTAAGACATGGCTATGCTTCTCAATATAGTCAAAAATGGAACAAGAAGACTAGAAAGAACTCACATGTTCATGCATCTTAA